gCATTAATGTGCATTCTACATTGTGGATCCTGCCTGGGacactgaagtgtccctttaaaaaaaaaaacaaaaaaaaaactaaaactttaAAACAAAGCCATCATGATTTCAGTTATCAAGAAATCCTGAGTGTACTTTGTCAACCATGTGTCGCCCGCAACAGAAGGAACCAGAATTTCACCTTCTTGGCCGCAGGTCTCTGGTTTGATGCATAAATTGAACCTGGATGTAACTCCCCAAtgtcacctgttgtctctgtaagtcaaattgttatgttactgtaagaaatcatttttatacttttattttgttctgcacattttaggcctgaatgcaacttgagtgctaggaacatatggtatcaattatgTGACATAGCTTAGAGGGTCTCCTGTGGAATGCCGGTGTCTTATATGACTGCTCAAATAGGATTCCTTAACatataccctaaccaaatgtaaaggggtataaataggCATGATTACAAGTACAAGGTTTTCTTTCACCTTCATCTCGCCAAGAATACTGAGCCTACAGTCCGTCCATCAgtactgtatgttactgtgttattgAATAAACATGCTTaataagacatagaagctgtggtcttgattgctgtttgatcactggagaagtttagatattcaagacaaagaatattctaacagtTACATACTAGTTTTGTCCTGTCCATtggccattgtacagcgctacagatatatataacacaatgatatctatataaaacaataaataaaaataatgtcattGACACATAATTCTGCAGTCTAATAATGTAGTCACACCTgcttaatggaaaaaataggtCAGTTGAATGAATGCAGTATTGTTTTTAACactccattgatttttttttttgttgcagaaTGTCAGATAAAGGAGCGCTAGGATCTGTTCAACAGTCTCTTAGAAAATGCTTTGATACTGTAGAACAACATCACGAGGAATGGAAACTCACTCTTCTGGAGTGTGATCCGCTGGTCGCTAATTTGAGTAACCTTGCAGAGCAGATGGAGGCCTGCCAGAAAGTCATATTCAAAAACAGTCCACTGAGTGCCTTTGCTGATCTACAGGGACGTCTCCACTACAAACTCAAGTCAGCAATGGAAGTTACTCTGGAGAAATTGAATGACTACATGTAAGCTGCTCACATTGATAACATTCCCTCATTTTTGCATGCATTTTATAATACTAGATCCCACCCAATGAAAACATACCCACATAAACCAACTGGGTGTTGAAAGGCTTTATCATGAAAAAACTATCTATTTCTTATGCTTTTTCTTCTCTGTTGGAAATACAACATACAAGTTAGCATTTTACACCTGATATACATCATAGACACACAGAGATCTACAAAAGGATATACGTAAATAAACATGAGCTTCATAGTCTGTATATTAACATAGCATTGATACATCTATATACATAAAGATCTTATGTATTCTGAAGCTAAATGATTCCTGTAGGGTTGCcttgacatttatttattataataaaaaataactaaaacactTCATATTGCCCCAATATGGAGGCTAAATAATAGGGAAAAAAGTTAGGCTAATGAGAAAATATTGGACCCAcgaatgtgtaatatgaggcctaccaaacaggcaTGAGCATGccgcaaatacagtgtattggctgtacattatatacaaaatacagTAAGACCTGAAGACGTAATATTTGGGTACAGTAAATAAGATGCAAATTATGATTGAGCAAATGCTTAAAGGTTTCCACCTTTGGGTAGAAATTAGACCCAGCAGCCTTATCTATGATGGGGTTAATATCAGAAAGTCATCATGATTAACCGATATCCAACGTCATGTCTGGCTGCGGTTAAGATGTTTCCATCGAGTCAttcaaaaactgaaaaacaaaattccaGAGCAAccacaattaaatatattaaaaaatatgtaatacaattttaaaacaataaacttCATTGCTGCCACCATAACACCATAAAGGGAACCATCCAGATCCAAGGagatacaaataataatgtgaaaataccatatttgcttaaATATATGACAAGTTTTTATGAGTGCTGGCATGACATGAACTTCCGATGCTCCAgtatagaagccccagcgaaaGTCGCCGGCcgccagagaggaagatcccTTGCGGCACTAGAGGAGACCTTGTAGCTCCggttcattttttggcaaagcaGCCATGGAACCCCATTTCTTAAATTGTGGGCACTCGCACTCACAATGTTAATTGGCAAAAAACATTGTATCAGTCTCATGTGTAGTACCCTCGTTTATGCTAGGCAAAGGTATGAAACAATTCTTAATTTCATGTTGTCAACAGCCTGTTCCGCCCTAAGGAGCACCCCCAGTTTTTAAGGTTGTATAAACACCGCCCCTGATTAGCCACCTCATTTTCAGAGGCCTTGTTTGAAGTGAAGGTGTATAAGCTCTTCAAAAGCAAGACTGGTTATCCTTCCAGGTATATGAGGGAAAAGATAGCCACCTTGACCCTGCAGGTTGCCCAGAAGACCTGGGAACAAGTGCCAGGATTGTTTGGGACCTCATATTTCCTATAATTCCCGCTTATGAACAAAGTTCTCATGTATGTAGGTAACTTCTTCACAAACGTCTCTTTGTTCAAGCTACTGTCTTGTTTTGATACAGTAGGTTGGGGTAGAATACGTAAACTGCATAGGTAAAATACCACCCAGGGGTGAccaattttcaaaaatacatggtttgatgggggtaaattgaatttactggtttcaaagatgttccaCATAGGACATGAggacagaatgaccagatttgaaaatgaatggttttgaaatagcagtGAGCTTTTTATTGCTctttaacttgcaaaaaaaaaaaacatgaaaatattggggatttctAAACTctggacaaatattagaatctaatctatttagcagatttttccattaacttttgtagatgagtagaatatttttcaaataagttaatttttttcttttttcaccatgttattatttctttatattaaataagatatgatcaaaataatgccCTTCttgggtacaaaaataaaaaaaaactgcttggtccttaaggggtttatGTAAATTGTTTTTGGTGTACTGTAGGTTATGTTTTAAGCTATTCCAGTATAATAGTAACGTTGCTCATAGTGGCTTAACTGGTACGATTGATATTTGTAATTTCAGGTGTATTCTGCAGAGGGTGAGGGATTCTGTGAGTCATCAGGTTGGAGCTGTCCTGTATGTCTATGAGGTAAATGCAGGGAAAATTGGCCTTGAAGCCTCCCTGGTGCGTTCTGCTGTCAGCCCTTCTATAGCTGACATGCTGGAGTGGCTGCAGGACATAGAGAAACATTACAGAAATCAGTATCCTTTATATTGCTTTACAGATTACTATGAATGTTACAGCAGTTTATATAATTTACGTGCAATTCttacaaaatagataaaatgtaaAGTACCTCTGCTAAGACCTGCAAAGCAAGATAGTCCAGggaaacattatatttatgattacaaatataatgtataataattatgCATGTAAGATAAAAAAGTTAGAACTGTTACAGGCTGCTAATAATTGCACCTCTGACGTTTGGTTATAGTAATCTAtagcataaaataaagtttaataaaCCAACTTTCTCTTGCATTAAAGTAATAATCATACTAATACAATGGTTTTAAA
This sequence is a window from Spea bombifrons isolate aSpeBom1 chromosome 2, aSpeBom1.2.pri, whole genome shotgun sequence. Protein-coding genes within it:
- the C2H1orf109 gene encoding ribosome biogenesis protein C1orf109 homolog isoform X1, with protein sequence MSDKGALGSVQQSLRKCFDTVEQHHEEWKLTLLECDPLVANLSNLAEQMEACQKVIFKNSPLSAFADLQGRLHYKLKSAMEVTLEKLNDYMCILQRVRDSVSHQVGAVLYVYEVNAGKIGLEASLVRSAVSPSIADMLEWLQDIEKHYRNQYLQRRLLLQVRYDHLSEIRNLPQSWSKVEEKSASKQKLVEEGLSGGSAERDGACKSRR
- the C2H1orf109 gene encoding ribosome biogenesis protein C1orf109 homolog isoform X2 translates to MSDKGALGSVQQSLRKCFDTVEQHHEEWKLTLLECDPLVANLSNLAEQMEACQKVIFKNSPLSAFADLQGRLHYKLKSAMEVTLEKLNDYMCILQRVRDSVSHQVGAVLYVYEVNAGKIGLEASLVRSAVSPSIADMLEWLQDIEKHYRNQYLQRRLLLQVRYDHLSEIRNLPQSWSKVEEKSASKQKLVEGLSGGSAERDGACKSRR
- the C2H1orf109 gene encoding ribosome biogenesis protein C1orf109 homolog isoform X3 encodes the protein MSDKGALGSVQQSLRKCFDTVEQHHEEWKLTLLECDPLVANLSNLAEQMEACQKVIFKNSPLSAFADLQGRLHYKLKSAMEVTLEKLNDYMCILQRVRDSVSHQVGAVLYVYEVNAGKIGLEASLVRSAVSPSIADMLEWLQDIEKHYRNQYLQRRLLLQVRYDHLSEIRNLPQSWSKVEEKSASKQKLVEDTLLNVSFFRETA